A stretch of DNA from Aquipuribacter hungaricus:
CCCAGGTGCTCGGCGAGCCACGGCAGCCGGTCGGGGCCGGCGAGCTGCAGCACCCCCAGGCGCAGGGAGTCACGGCCCAGCGGTCCTCTCAGGGTGACGACCTCGCGGCCCGGCCCGTCGGCCGACACCGCCAGCTGCTCGGTGACGTCGGTGACCACGCGCGCGTTGGCGGTGGCGGTGGTCGCCAGGACGGGCGTTCCCTGCGGCAGCGAGGCCAGGAGGTCGCGGATCCGGCGGTAGTCCGGGCGGAAGTCGTGGCCCCAGTCGGACACGCAGTGCGCCTCGTCGACGACGAGCAGACCGATCCCCCGGGCCAGCTCCGGCAGCCAGCTCTCGCGGAAGTCGGGGTTGTTGAGCCGCTCGGGGCTCACCAGCAGGACGTCGACCTCGCCGGCGGCCAACCGGGCCCGCACCTCCTGCCACTCCGTCACGTTGCCGGAGTTGACCGTGTGGGCGCGGACGCCCGCCCGCGCGGCCGCCTCGACCTGGTTGCGCATGAGCGACAGCAGCGGGCTGACGATGACCGTCGGCCCCGCGCCCGCGGCCCGCAGCAGCGCGGTCGCGACGAAGTACACGGCCGACTTGCCCCACCCCGTGCGCTGCACGACCAGCACCCGCGCCCGGTCGACCAGCAGGGCGCGGACCGCCTCGAGCTGGTCCTCGCGGAAGACCGCGTCCTCGCGGGCCGTGAGGCGTCGGAGGACCTGACGGGCGTCGTCGTCCAGCGTCGCGGGATCGACGAGCGGGCCCTCGGCCGGCGGGGCGGGGGGCGGGGCGACGGCGGGACCGGTGGCTGCGGGCACGTCAGGACGGTAGGCCCTGCCCCGGACACAGCCCGGTCCGGGACCGCCCACCTGTGGACGGGACGCCGGACGGACGGCACCGGGCGGACGCACCTCGCAGGCGCACCGGCCCGGTGCCGTAGGGCTCCCCCCGGCCAGCAGCCTGAGGGAGCCTGGGTCAGCGGCGGCGGCGCTCCCCGCGACCGGTGGCGTCAGGGCCGTCGGCGACCGCGCCGTCGACCTCCACGCCGGGGTCGGCGTCGACCTCGACGTGCTCGCGGCGGACCTCGCCGCTGACGGACTCGGTCGAGGTGACCGTGCCGGTCGCCATGCGGACCCGCTCGACGGGCACGGTCTCCGTCGTGACGACCGGCCGCTCCTCGTGCAGCACGACGACGGGGTCGGCCTCGGTGACGTCGACCGGAGGGCCGTCGTAAGGCACTCCGCCGTCCGTCGCGGGGTCGCCGCCACCGGCCGGCAGGTGCTCCAGGCGCACCTCCTCGCGGCGCACCTCCACCTCGACCGTGCGCATCTCCGTGACCACGTACTTGCGCAGCCGGGCCCTGCCCACCGCGTGCCGCTCGGTGCCGACGGTGAGCCGCTCCTCCGACACCGTCATGGCGTCGTCGGTGCCGCCGGACGTCACGGCGGATGCCGGTGCCCCGGCCGCGACGGCGCGGGCGGGTCCGTCGACGGCCGCACGGTCGGCAGCGACCGCGTCCTCCTCGGCCTCGTCCGTCCGCTCGCCGACGATGGTGGCGTCCGCGGGGGTGCCGGGGGCCAGGCCGTAGTACCGGTACAGCTCTGTCTCCTGCTCCGGCGTGAGGTGGCCCGTCGTGCTGGGCTTCGGGGAACCCTTGACGACCTTCTTGCCGTAGCGGACCCGCAGCACGTCGCCC
This window harbors:
- a CDS encoding DUF2382 domain-containing protein; this encodes MDSSIDLTRVNGAVVVDLDGGTIGTAREVYLDDATGRPEWVTVHTGLLGGTDSFVPLTGAEISGDVLRVRYGKKVVKGSPKPSTTGHLTPEQETELYRYYGLAPGTPADATIVGERTDEAEEDAVAADRAAVDGPARAVAAGAPASAVTSGGTDDAMTVSEERLTVGTERHAVGRARLRKYVVTEMRTVEVEVRREEVRLEHLPAGGGDPATDGGVPYDGPPVDVTEADPVVVLHEERPVVTTETVPVERVRMATGTVTSTESVSGEVRREHVEVDADPGVEVDGAVADGPDATGRGERRRR